The stretch of DNA TTTGGTCTCATGCGTGGAAATTATTTTCGTCGACTTTGGTTCATTAATACCACTATCCAGCCTAAGTAGATTTATTTTCATCTAAATGCATAAAAGTAGCACCATACAGTTGGTAATTACTTAAGACACAttattcttcttccttcttgtcgACCCTGAGTCTCATATGTAGTAACTTATCGGTAGCCGTCTTGAAGCCCATTATTGCCCAgcgctttatttttgtttattaagtttACTGGCTAGGTATGCTAGCACATGCTTAGATTTAGGGACTTTTTCAGCCTTAACAGCTTCCTCTTTTCGTTTTTTCTTTAAGGAAATCCTTTGTGATATTAAAAAACTCTTTCTTGACAAATATCCACCCAAAGAGTCCATGAGTATAAATCCTTCAAATCAAGGGGCACATGAACCTTCATCAAAAAGGTTTGTTAGAGTATCTTTTATGGAGAGGAAGTTGCAAGGTTTGCACTTTTTTGTCATATTCTCGTTTAGCACTTCTAGTAGATCTAGTCCGCTTGGCAGGTGCAATTCTCTCTCGAGAAGTAGCTGGCGGTTTCCATGGTACCATGAACTTACTAGTGGCGGGAGTAGTATCCTGCTCCTTTATTTTCCTGAGGTTCCTTCTTTGAGCTCCACATACCATTGCCGAGATATGTCAAGTGTCTCGATGCTTTCTGTAAGAGTACTAGAATCGTCTAATGTTGGTTTTTGTCCGATATTTTGGGACTGGTGTTAAATGATATCCTTTTAGAAATAGTTTTGTTAGTTTTCAGCTGCTTCTTAGATTCCTAAGTATAAGACATAATATGAAATAAGGTACAATATGAAGCCTCCAGTAGACCATTTGTTACGGTTTTTTTTAGATATGTACCTGCGATGTAGGTTTGGGTACGGTACAATATGTCTTTACCTTgcatattgttattattttggTGCTCTGGCAACAGTCTCTCTGGATCAAGCCCCATCATCACGTCAAAGTGGAACGGCACGATCAGATTTCACTTCATTTTACACATGTTCATGGTAACTTATCTCATTTTCTTTTTACAAAATGCAACCTTTCCATATTAGTTTTACTTTCCGATTTTACTATCAGCCTTCCAAACATTGTTAATGTCATTTTAGAACCATTCTAGTTGTCTGTTCTATATTCTGTATGATTGTCCTATCTCGAAcccataataaaatatttaatataatgttTCTTATAAATGTGGAGTCACTCGCCCGAAAAGCTTAAGGATATGATTatgattattataaaataatactaataataataaatttagttGTTTGTGATTATAGTGTCGTAATAAGCAATTTATTGGGCCCCTCCTGGAATATAAAACCACGGGAAATCTTTAGCTTTCTTCTTATTCTAGTTTGAAAGcaaatgtatataaaatataacattttcttCTAGATCGATCAACTAGTGCatcctttttttaattaaaatttcggCCCGTAATTCCTATTTACAATGTTTTTCTTCGTACCGAAATTTTTTATTAGTTATAGGCTACTAATACTTCCTCTTTATTCTAATACTTTTCATATGTTATTTCTTTATATGGACCATATGTTTATTAATGTAGTATTCTAGATTCCTTGCATGActtctttaaaatatttcaagAACTTCCTACATTCTTGGACTCATTGCTTATATATTAACAAGAGATAGTTTCAGTGCtgtaattttttatcaattttagttgtgccttgaagaagaagatgtttggAGAGCTGTCCTCAACTGGGCAAAATATCAAGCTGGTGTTACACAACCTACACCTCATTGGACTGAAGAAGAAAGAGCTCGTGTTTGCCAATATTTATCTTTGGTTATTAGCCATGTTCGTCTTTTGCTCATAGGTATGTGGCGTTCTATTAAACCTCCTTAAGTTAATAAAACAATCAATTTGATCATATACTATCTTCTTAATTCGGACGAGACACATAATTTTGATAGAGTTCTCAACCATTACATAAATTTAATGatgtatattatttacatcacTCTCATATACTGGAagacatttaaatatttagtgaTGAAAACATCTGAAAAACTAATACTAGTATCTACCTAATAGATTTTCTAAGATTTACTGAAAATGAAATACAGGGCGAACCCTATGCTAGTCCCAAATTATAATACTTAGGAGAATCTGAATGATGAGGGGTATTCTAAAATTAATAAACGTCAAATTTCTGTAAAATAACAACAGTGCTTGTAAATGCACTACGAATGAACCAAAAAAAGCGTCAGAAAAGGGATTAAATGGATCTCATAGGTCACATTGTCAAATCTTCACTGTAAGTGAACTTATATTTATCAACGATTTTATTTTTCAGATAGCCAAGTTTTTGCTGAAGAAGTGGAACCAACTGGTGCAGTGCCTATGGAACTGAGCTTAGAAAGATATCGCCATGCTGCTTTACCAAGCAAATATCCAGAAGCTTCGGAAGATCAACGTCTAAAACCGAGAATATCTCCACACGTATTTCCTGGTTCTGCTATACTGGGCCAAGACAAGAGCCATTTTCAAAGAATTCTAAATGCTTGGTACGGTAACAGTAAACAAAACTGGAGGCTCATCTATAGAGCTAGCAGCCATGGTTATTCTGCATCTTCCTTTCACAGACATTGTGACGGAATATCTCCTACTTATGTCATAGTTCTGGTATGATTTTAAGTTTGCGTACCCGTATATaacatgttttaaagttttaccCCATTGCAGGGCACCAGGGGAGAAATATGTGGTGGATTTAGTGATGCTGCATGGGGCAGACCTCCAGGAAAAAGTCATTATGTGCATTCTGAAAGAGCTTTTGTTTTTACACTGTATAATCATCAAGATGTACCTCCCACTCAGTTTCATTTGGTGAAAAAACCGTTTGCCATATGTTATCATCCAGAGTATGTATATGTATTTTAGTTTTACAGATAAGAGCATAATAAATATActcttttttataaatttttatctattttagttCTGGTCCCATTTTTGGAGCTGGGGCTGATCTACTTATTTCAAGTAATTGCAATACAAACATGGATAGTTATTCAAACCTTCCACATACATACGACGGAGAAGGCGCTTCTCCGTCTGTGTTAATGGGAGATTACAATTTTATGGTGGCTGATTATGAAGTCTTTACGCCTCTAAATTCatcatcaaaaataaataaaagtgaaAGATATCAGTAATATTtagaaataaagttttatttttttacattgttttttattgtcaTCAAATTCCCATCAAGGTGATATAGAGTTGCcataaatttatattattgtaGAACATAAATGGCGTTTCTATATAAGTATATTTCAAAATGATTGTTTTACCCTGTAGACTGTAGACCTTTCCAATGTGACCGAAAGATCTTTGGTGTATTACTTACATCTACGTTTTAATCGAAAAGATGATCTTATACCACAGAATTGTTCTGATCCGATAAAAGGAATGCTATCTCCTTCTCAAAACTTATATAATACAGCTTATTTCAAATCAAGTGGCGAGCCCTTCCACGAAATAGTTAATCGTgcagacaatagaatatctatgatcagacccatgcagtggcgttgcaatattaaacaaattaaattatttgaaatcgcactaattacaaaattattactcacttaaataataaatggagtttgattgtaaacagattgttttatagataccaaactttttgtttgttataataccatctttaataattgatacctctataaagtttggtaaaagttaatttctaatttagtatcagttaccttaaaaccgtaattataaagtcattattaatgactcgttaaggacatacaaagaactgataagaattatttccgagaatttctagtcactggatttcaatcgagttcgtaatttagtctcattatgttgtcgagtctcaacaagaaaggtgctatcacgcgtattagaactattttATAGAATGGAGATAGTTAAGTGTAGtacgagtaaacagatcagattgacaccagaatccaaaggaatagtttacaatgtatttaaatatatgcaaatactatTTCCTGGTGATAATCGAACCAGTAGTAAATAACGTGTGAGTAAAGCTACTGGAGTATCTTTACGTATATTAGAAATAATCATTCAACAAGCGAGTATGTTAACAAACGCAGAGTtaaataatacactaaaatttccagctacaacacttgctaaaaggaaagcaaccgtgacagacttgagagagtatgacaaacagttcattagaaataccatTCATCGTTTTCATGAGACTGAACGTTGTTGTCGatcattgaagcttttgcagaaaaggcttgaagaggtgtacgagtggactggaagtgtgagatctctctacagaattgtgaaagatttgggatttaaatggaagaaaacgaaagctaatcgacgtttattaattgaacggaatgatattcgtgctctacgcattaaatatttggacaaaattaaatattacagaagcgaaggtaagtcaattgtatatgttgatgaaGCCTATGTACATAGCATGTACGCAGGACACACTACGCCAAATAGCTGGACAGATGACAGTGGCAAAGGAttgttcaaaaacatttcaaaaggaagtaggttggttatcgtacatggtggtggggagatgggtttcatacagaatgcccttttgatttttaagacaggagattatcatgatgatatgatttcagaaaattatgaaaaaacagttaatccccaatttgcctgttgtatctgttgttgttactgataatgcgtcaatcataatgtacaaattaataaagcacccaccagtaattctaaaaaaaaatggatatgatatcttggttgacagaaaaaaaatttaccatttgtaacgtcaatgttaaaaccgcaattgtatgaaatcatcaaacgacacaaacaagatcacattcaatataaatttgacaaagtaCTGCAAGAAAGTGGAcatgtttctttaaaacttccgccatatcatccagacttgaaccctatagaaatggtttgggcgcaaattaaaaatgaatgcaaaacaaaacgtttatttttaagTTGAAGACGTAAAAATGTTGGTGGAACAGGAATTTGCTAGAGTAACTGTAGATAACTGGAAGAAAGTGTGTGAACATGTTGTCAAGGTTGAAGATAAGTATTTGGAAAGTGAACGTCGCATAGATGTAATTACTGAAGAATTAAGGATTGATTTAAATGATTCTAGTGACGACGACAGTGCATCTGATTATgaaagtgaataatataatttaacattacgaTGTACCTATGTAACCTATGTGAATATAAGTTTTCCAAACTGCCCTGTATGcatgtattattttttactttattacaatcattccgtatattcttctatttaactttgtgacgtttaagtgagtaataatacaggttaaataataaaggttaaagttaaaacaatctttgtaattaatatttattaatactgtaatctgtaatacgtatctacggtttcacatacagacaatatattttatgtatgtgatataataatatgtattaaaatgtagtacaatattgccaaaaatataatctaatatcattgtttaataaattgtgtgtacctatctttaacaatttgatttaaatcataagtattttttggaacgccactgctttgtttGGTGAGGCTTTACTGTTCACATTTACAATCGCAGTAAAAATGTGGAATCACACTAAATTAGAGAAGCATCAAACGTGTTAAAGTTTAAATTCAAATACAAGGAagtaaaaaacttaaaatcaTAGCGACGTAGTTccaagataatggtaataatcaATAAAACTCGGTTTTAGGGCTCTTTTAGGCTCCATTTTATGGTGAATTTTCAGTTTACAAATATGTATTTAGAAATTAGGTGGGAAACTTAAGCAATACGTTTATAGAAAACAGGAAATacatagaaaaatataaaaattggaaTTTTGGAAGGAGATAATTTTAAAACATAGCTGCATACCGATTAAAAAAGGGCAGGTatatctaaagaagaagaacagtttatatttgaaataatctgaaatatgtaattttgataaaataaaacaaacacgaaaaagaaaaacttgatttgtcgttctaatattacaaatattattatgtatactatttaaattacattaaaaaacaatttaaacttaTTCTGCGATGATAAAATATTGCAGAACTATTTGTTCCAGTAAACCAATACAATTACTCGATAATTTATAATAGATTACTAATGACTCCTCCATTGGTCTGCTGTATATAGATCGGGAATTGTCCATTACCCCCTGAAAGAACCGAATCAAAATAAATCAGATACTAAAGTATGTCATCcgcaataaaaatataaacagaagGAGAAATCCTTGTTTATCGGAGAAATAGGAAATGTTTATCAGTTTGATTGTATAAATATGAAGTGAATATAAACAGGAGTTTTGttcagttaaatatttttatctatagaTGCACAAGAGGTTCAATAACACAAAATGAAAATACGAGATTTTATCAAATCGTTTCGATTTCGAAAAGGAAGGCAAATTTCAACAACAAATTTGGTTTCTTTTGAAGCATTTTACGACGATAGGGGTAACAAATTTTCCGATTTAAAAGAGTCTTGCACAAAGTCCAATCTGTCTCCGTCCCAGGTAAATAAAATTCTACATATTACATAAAGTTAAGATTTATTTGTTATGCATTTAATAATAATGACGTTATTTGATAATAAATGCACTATTAATAACTTATTAAAAGGCAATGAAATTAAAAACCCATGATAAAGGCATATAGGTCAATactgtttttaaaaacaatattattgcaaGTTATAAGTAGAACTTTACAAGCTTGCATTTGTTAAGTGAATCAGTCAATGAACTAAACattgaataatttaatatgaaATCAAAATTCATAAGGGTTAGTATTTAGTATGCTTCTCTATTGTTTAATATAATGAAACTACAACCTATTAACCTGCTGGTAAAGAAAAACAGCTGTTTAATGTATTGGAAACGATTAAAATGTgtgacaaaaaatgtttttttgtttcagaatgAAGAATATATTGGTGGTTATGTACGTTTTAAAGAAACAAGTGAGGCAAAACCAGTATTCCGTCCTAGTCTCCCTATAATACTGGTGATTTTCATACTAATATCTGTTTTTATAATACTACCGATAATATATCTAATTAATTGCTTTAGATTCACTTTTGACAATCAAGATTTTTATCATCGTAATGCTCCAGCTGTaagtattatttattataattattatcctAAATATATGATCTTGTTCCTAAAAATACATCTTTATAAAAATCTCAAAAGTTCAAAGTAACTTTAAATTGTATGAAAAGACATAAGAGaaagaaaaacatatttttacgtTAAACACTACATTCTACACCATCATTCTGGATTTACAACCCTGCCTGGGTCCtagccttctcaagaatttctctccagtcatctCTATCCATTGCCTTTCTCCGTGTCacatgtattcccatatttctcatgtcttcatcgatgttaccaAAGAACCTTGTTCCGGGTCTtcctcttctctgaccaatgggtctatcagggagcatttttctagcttggtcattttgttccatctgcattacttatatgttctgcatatggtgccatacagtTACATAGTACtgtgtaaaatattttgtatgctgcatttagaagcataattcctctgtggttagaacatgaaagatatctccttttttgtgtatggtgcaaagtattaaaatattccaatcattggggggatttctgtgtccatatttcttttataagctgctgtaatgctgtaatggtatcatggccaccttctttctGGCTGCTTCTGGCtggttttttaactgcatctttaacttcaagaatcgttggtggttcctcttccctcccgtctgctccccttacctcatctcttttgtcttccaggttttcttcttctttctccatattaagtgcctggttaaagtattccacccacctattcaatacatctttccttgttgttaataggtcaccattctgacttctgcattgtcttgtggttgccatgaattcttttctgttgatgttaactctcttatagaatgctctgaattctttctctctgttgaggttttctatatatttaagtttcttatttaggtggtttcgtttttttcttatctatatcctcttttcttcccttctctttgtctggcaattctctacagttgttctagttcttTGGGTAAGCATCTTTTTGTaggctttatttttttcttttgttgcattcttgctaATGTTGTATCAATCGCGAttggtttgtttgttttgatTCAATCACTTCAAAGTATTGAACCAAAACAAAATCACAAAGCCAAATTCTTGCATTCATTGTCAAActaatgatttttacgggcacaaatttctgttcctatttcatcttttgGTGCTTCTTTAATGTCTTCTTTTCTTCTTGTGAAGTAGGAGTttatatctgtctggccttcttcatttacattttgattccatAGCCTGTTGGTGATGCTTTCCAAGTACCATTCTGTAATTGTCGCATCACTCAGCTTTTGctcattccatttttttgtatccattttattttctttactggtgtttgaaattctagccctcaatgttgagatcactaggcaagCACTACATTctacactaaataaaaaaataacatatatAATACTCGATAAACCACTAGGAAAGTTTTTTATTGAGTTGTTGAAAAATGAATCCTTTCAAATGATTTCCATGTAGATCTGTTTTTATAAGATATTAAAACTTCGATTTGATATTTTGTAGTTTTACTTTGTTTTCATTGATATCAAATAGTGTTTGCTTTTCAACTTCATAGATTCGTTATAATAATGATACACATTTGTTTAAAATCTCTAGTTTGTGTTCAATCTCTTAAACCTTAAGACATAGAATCTGGAGAAGCAATTAGCAACAAATAtaaattattgaagttatacttctatacgcgcgctccacgttggaaatttgtatgggagtgaatctgtgaaatcattacatatgtaagataatgagtaagagagggacaagatatattttctctctcttcctctctcgaatataaaaatgttccttttgtatatataatttaatattatatatataaacttacgtgtatagaaatcggcccactgtaaacttttgactttaactatatttttttcaagaaatattcatcagatcacaaaaacaaatatactgtttgaaagacaatttaatatgctttaatgTGAGTATAAATTTATGAAAACTTATTTCGGCTTCCTATGTTTAACATAGTGAAATGAATTCATTAAGCAAattaagcttttttattattaacataaatagggttattgacaatttaaaacttaacacttaattttttaataatgggcATGACCTCCTCTTGCCCTAATAACATCTCTCATACGATTAGGCATAGATCTAATCAAGTTTGCTATTGTTGCTTGTGGGATGTTAAGCCACTCTTCTTCTGCTGCAAGAATAAGCTCTGGGATCGAGTCTGGGGTATGAAGTCTAGCTCGAATTCTTTGTTTTAGCTCATCCCATAAATGTTCGATCGGATTTAGGTCAGGACTGTTTGCTGGCCAGTCTATAACCTGAAAAGCGACTTCTGCAATGTAATCTTGCACGATTCTTGCAGTGTGTGCCCTTGCATTGTCATGCATAAAGATAAATTCGTCTCCAATGTAGTCGACGTAAGGTACCACATGAATTGCTAAAATCTCCTCGATATATCTGGCAGCCGTTAAACCTCTTCTTCCGTGAACACGGTCGTCCCTACGAATGAACTCAAGATCGGTTCGTGCTCCTATAGAAATTGCACCCCAGATCATGCAGGAACCACCCTCATAAGCACTCCGCTCTTCAAAGCAGCATTCTGCAAATCTCTCTCCTGGTCTCCGGTACACTTTCCTTCTTCGGTCGCTACCATAGAGGCATATTTTGGTCTCATCTGAGAACAGAACAGATCCCCCATTGTTCCAACGTCCAATTCCGATGATCCTGTGCAAAACGCAGGCGTGCTTGCCGATGAGCTGAAGTAAGTTTTGGACCAATCGCAGGTGTTTTAGGGGTCAGGTTATTTTCCCGCAGTCTTCGTCTCACTGTCCACTGACTAACAGCCACTCTTCGCACCTCACGGAGCTGTCGTTGCACCTGAACGGCATTAAGGTGACGATTTCTTAATGTTGTTGACACAATAAAGCGGTCATCACGAGCGGTTGTAAATCGCCGTCTGCCTGTTCCAGGTCGCCTATGAAAGGATCCAGTCTCCTCATAACGTTGGCACACTCTTCGAACCGCTGCGCGTGTCATATCCAATTGTCTAGCAACAGCTCGCTGACTAAGTCCATTTTCGATTAGAGCAATAACTTGGGCGGCTTTTTGTGGTGTAGTGTGCATTAAACTAACACACTTGAACACTGCTGAGATTATGAAAAACGAATAATATGCGA from Diabrotica undecimpunctata isolate CICGRU chromosome 4, icDiaUnde3, whole genome shotgun sequence encodes:
- the LOC140438180 gene encoding serine-enriched protein, which produces MGSRIGGLGTGLPADKALAGVPRLLDDLQRLSEDTDSADIAFVLGRDEERVLAHRVILMARCRSFQTAKRGEICRIPGCTVSPAAPGTPTPIRLAQTAPETFKQFLLYVYTGKILLQDNGIFEMMALAQELGVDELRNACEDHVTSTLSVPSACTFLAAAMDIHDKSPGGKAASGFVERCISFIGENASECVRTNSFLNLSKEAVIKIISSDYLCLEEEDVWRAVLNWAKYQAGVTQPTPHWTEEERARVCQYLSLVISHVRLLLIDSQVFAEEVEPTGAVPMELSLERYRHAALPSKYPEASEDQRLKPRISPHVFPGSAILGQDKSHFQRILNAWYGNSKQNWRLIYRASSHGYSASSFHRHCDGISPTYVIVLGTRGEICGGFSDAAWGRPPGKSHYVHSERAFVFTLYNHQDVPPTQFHLVKKPFAICYHPDSGPIFGAGADLLISSNCNTNMDSYSNLPHTYDGEGASPSVLMGDYNFMVADYEVFTPLNSSSKINKSERYQ